One genomic region from Prevotella sp. Rep29 encodes:
- a CDS encoding magnesium transporter CorA family protein translates to MKTFWNTNGGLTQLNQWEPNCWLQVTCPTEEERQQLEEQFSLPDYFLSDISDTDERARYEYDDGWMLIILRIPYVKEIRSRTPYTTVPLGIIHKRDVTITVCYYETNMMIDFVSYQQKRNEGFVDYVDMIFRLFLSSAVWYLKRLKQISSLIDKAKRNLDREVNNESLIGLSRLQDSLTYFITSIRGNENLLAKLKFKLQVDELDADLIEDVNIEMSQARETANIYSNILESTMDTYSSIINNNMNTIMRTLTSVSIILMFPTLIASLFGMNVINGMETSRFGFIVALVISVLVSVGSWWILRYKRLI, encoded by the coding sequence ATGAAAACCTTTTGGAACACAAATGGCGGACTGACACAACTCAACCAGTGGGAACCCAACTGCTGGCTGCAGGTGACTTGTCCGACAGAAGAGGAGCGGCAGCAACTGGAAGAGCAGTTCAGCCTTCCCGACTATTTCCTCTCCGACATCAGCGATACCGACGAGCGGGCACGCTATGAGTACGACGACGGATGGATGCTCATCATCCTGCGTATTCCCTACGTCAAGGAGATTCGCTCACGAACGCCCTACACCACCGTGCCGCTGGGTATCATCCACAAACGTGACGTGACCATCACCGTCTGCTACTACGAGACGAACATGATGATAGACTTCGTCAGCTACCAGCAGAAACGCAACGAGGGATTCGTCGATTACGTCGATATGATTTTCCGGCTGTTCCTCTCCAGCGCCGTATGGTACCTGAAACGACTGAAACAAATCAGTTCGCTGATAGACAAAGCCAAGCGCAACCTCGACCGCGAGGTGAACAACGAGAGCCTCATCGGACTGTCACGCCTGCAAGACTCGCTGACCTATTTCATCACCTCCATCCGCGGAAACGAGAACTTGCTTGCCAAACTGAAGTTCAAACTGCAAGTCGATGAGTTGGATGCCGACCTGATTGAAGACGTCAACATCGAGATGTCGCAGGCACGGGAAACGGCGAACATCTACTCGAACATCCTCGAATCGACCATGGACACCTATTCGAGCATCATCAACAACAACATGAACACCATCATGCGTACGCTCACATCGGTCAGCATCATCCTGATGTTCCCCACGCTCATTGCCTCACTGTTCGGAATGAACGTCATCAACGGCATGGAAACCAGCCGCTTCGGATTCATTGTCGCACTGGTCATTTCCGTCCTCGTATCGGTCGGTTCATGGTGGATTTTAAGGTACAAACGCCTTATTTAA
- the rsmA gene encoding 16S rRNA (adenine(1518)-N(6)/adenine(1519)-N(6))-dimethyltransferase RsmA, with protein sequence MKRVRPKKHLGQHFLTDLDVARRIADTVDACPAIPVLEVGPGMGVLTQYLVAKERDLKVVEIDRESVAYLNEHFPRLRENIVGADFLRMDLGEVFGGRAFVLTGNYPYDISSQIFFKMLDNKDLIPCCTGMIQHEVALRMASQPGTKAYGILSVLIQAWYNVEYLFTVDESVFNPPPKVKSAVIRMMRNGVTELGCDERLFRRVVKTAFNQRRKMLRVSLRPLFSERKPADTFFAQEVMTRRPEQLTVAEFVELTNLVAAEL encoded by the coding sequence ATGAAAAGAGTTCGACCGAAGAAACATCTCGGGCAGCATTTCCTGACCGATTTGGACGTGGCACGCCGCATTGCCGACACGGTGGATGCGTGTCCCGCCATCCCCGTCCTGGAGGTGGGACCGGGCATGGGCGTGCTGACGCAGTATCTGGTGGCGAAGGAGCGCGACCTGAAGGTGGTGGAGATAGACCGCGAGTCGGTGGCTTATCTGAATGAGCATTTTCCCCGTCTGCGGGAGAATATCGTCGGTGCCGACTTCCTCCGCATGGACCTGGGCGAGGTGTTCGGCGGAAGGGCGTTTGTGCTGACGGGCAATTACCCTTACGACATCTCGTCGCAGATATTTTTCAAGATGCTCGACAACAAGGACTTGATTCCCTGTTGCACGGGGATGATTCAGCACGAGGTGGCGCTGCGCATGGCTTCGCAGCCGGGGACGAAGGCTTACGGCATTCTGTCGGTGCTGATACAGGCGTGGTACAACGTGGAATATCTGTTCACGGTCGATGAATCGGTGTTCAATCCGCCACCTAAGGTGAAGAGTGCTGTCATCCGCATGATGCGCAACGGGGTGACGGAGCTTGGCTGCGACGAGCGCCTGTTCCGCCGTGTGGTGAAGACAGCATTCAACCAACGTCGCAAGATGCTGCGCGTGTCGCTCCGTCCGCTCTTCAGTGAGCGCAAGCCGGCGGATACGTTCTTTGCGCAGGAGGTGATGACGCGGCGCCCGGAACAGCTGACGGTGGCAGAGTTTGTGGAGTTGACGAACCTTGTTGCTGCCGAACTCTGA
- the frr gene encoding ribosome recycling factor: protein MIDVKETLNESEERMQMAALFLEESLARVRAGRANVAILDGVRVNSYGSMVPLNQVANVSVPDARTIAIKPWDKKQIKDIEKAIMDSDVGITPENNGEVIRLNIPQPTEERRKELVKQCNKIGEKAKVEVRNVRSDIKDRLKKAIKDGLSEDNEKDAELELQKLHDKYIKQIDDLLEDKNKEIMTV, encoded by the coding sequence ATGATAGACGTAAAAGAAACTTTGAACGAGAGTGAAGAGAGAATGCAGATGGCAGCCCTTTTTCTTGAGGAGTCGTTGGCACGCGTGCGTGCCGGTCGCGCCAATGTAGCGATTCTTGACGGCGTGAGGGTGAATAGTTATGGTTCGATGGTGCCGTTGAATCAAGTGGCAAACGTGTCTGTGCCCGATGCCCGTACGATTGCCATTAAGCCATGGGACAAAAAACAAATCAAGGATATAGAGAAAGCCATTATGGATTCGGACGTGGGGATTACGCCCGAGAACAATGGTGAAGTTATCCGCCTGAACATTCCGCAACCCACGGAAGAGCGTCGTAAGGAATTGGTAAAACAGTGCAATAAAATCGGTGAGAAGGCGAAGGTGGAGGTGCGCAATGTGCGTAGCGACATCAAAGACCGACTGAAGAAAGCCATCAAGGACGGACTTAGTGAGGACAATGAAAAAGATGCCGAACTTGAATTGCAGAAGTTGCACGATAAATACATCAAGCAGATAGACGACTTGCTCGAAGATAAGAACAAGGAAATCATGACCGTCTAA
- a CDS encoding leucine-rich repeat domain-containing protein produces the protein MFNKSQTELIRYLRRKQGTYTIPNSVTSIGLGAFYGCRGLTSVTIPNSVTSIGLGAFQECTGLTSVTIPNSVTSIGEVAFYNCSGLTDIYCHIEEPLTITTNVFSYVPTNTCMLHVPIGSKVKYQAADIWKDFLNIVEDLPTGIVSIDNSQSTIDNDVWFTLNGVRLNGKPTIPGIYIVNGKRVVIK, from the coding sequence TTGTTTAATAAATCACAAACAGAACTGATTCGATATCTAAGGAGGAAACAAGGAACATATACCATCCCCAACTCCGTGACGAGCATTGGTCTTGGTGCGTTCTACGGTTGCCGCGGTCTAACCTCCGTCACTATTCCCAACTCCGTGACGAGCATTGGTCTTGGTGCGTTCCAAGAATGCACTGGTCTGACCTCCGTAACCATCCCCAACTCCGTGACGAGCATTGGAGAGGTTGCATTCTATAATTGCAGCGGTCTGACGGATATTTATTGCCATATAGAAGAACCATTAACGATAACAACTAATGTATTTAGTTATGTTCCTACAAACACCTGTATGCTTCATGTGCCTATCGGAAGCAAGGTGAAATACCAAGCAGCGGATATATGGAAGGATTTCCTGAACATCGTTGAAGACTTGCCGACGGGCATCGTCTCAATTGATAATTCACAATCGACAATTGATAATGACGTTTGGTTTACGCTCAACGGCGTGCGACTCAACGGCAAACCGACAATCCCGGGCATCTACATCGTTAACGGAAAACGAGTCGTGATCAAGTGA
- a CDS encoding GAF domain-containing protein, whose protein sequence is MDKEKIYQELLPQVEALMAGETDEVGVQANIAAVLKERLGYFWIGFYTHRDGDKLRLGPFQGSVACYTIPYGKGVCGAAWAQGETIVVPDVEAFPGHIACSSLSRSEIVVPVFDGQGNFRCVLDIDSDELNAFDETDKKYLEQLARLMTENLYAKG, encoded by the coding sequence ATGGATAAGGAGAAGATTTATCAGGAGTTGCTTCCGCAGGTGGAAGCGCTGATGGCAGGAGAGACCGACGAGGTGGGTGTGCAGGCGAATATTGCTGCCGTATTAAAGGAACGTTTGGGGTATTTCTGGATAGGTTTCTATACCCATCGCGACGGCGACAAGTTGCGGCTCGGACCGTTTCAGGGCAGTGTGGCTTGCTATACCATTCCTTATGGAAAAGGCGTTTGTGGTGCGGCATGGGCACAAGGTGAAACCATCGTTGTTCCTGATGTGGAGGCGTTCCCAGGACATATCGCCTGTTCGTCGCTCAGCCGATCGGAGATTGTTGTCCCGGTGTTCGACGGACAGGGAAACTTCCGGTGTGTATTGGATATCGACAGCGATGAACTGAATGCGTTCGATGAGACCGACAAAAAATATCTGGAACAGTTGGCGCGCCTGATGACAGAAAATCTCTATGCGAAGGGATAA
- a CDS encoding YhcG family protein codes for MTDLIQIQESEYDTILRQAVAVIDRTRAMVATSVCSAIGSAHWEIGKLLHDKKLESKHGSGVVNRLSYDLKQRYPQMGVSPRNLWDMKKFYERFCESEPKLRQAIAVLPWGHTLTLMRKFGEDDNTILYYAQETASKGWNRELLSSAISMQMHKRKNEPSDNNFEETLPATQAMFANEVFRSGYNLGFLGVKDPILESELEARLVEKVKQFLLELGKGFTYIGNQHVLEYNGKRSKVDMLFFHRGLHCLVAIDLKIGEFRPEYAGKMNYYLSLLDRLERREDEKRSIGIILCAEKDRVEVELALEDMGKPIGVADYQLIVPQEELKKVVAEEVEAFGKEFPLRTETEGQE; via the coding sequence ATGACAGATCTTATACAAATCCAAGAATCAGAGTATGATACAATTCTGCGACAGGCTGTCGCAGTTATTGACAGAACAAGAGCTATGGTGGCAACATCAGTATGCTCTGCCATCGGTAGCGCCCATTGGGAAATAGGGAAATTGCTTCACGATAAGAAGCTTGAAAGCAAACATGGTAGTGGTGTAGTCAACCGCCTGTCCTATGATTTGAAACAACGTTATCCACAGATGGGTGTTTCTCCAAGGAACCTGTGGGACATGAAGAAATTTTATGAACGTTTCTGTGAAAGCGAGCCAAAACTGCGACAGGCTATCGCAGTTTTACCATGGGGACATACTTTGACCTTGATGCGCAAGTTCGGCGAGGATGATAATACCATATTATATTACGCGCAAGAAACTGCGTCAAAAGGTTGGAATCGTGAGCTTCTATCTAGTGCCATTTCTATGCAAATGCACAAAAGGAAGAATGAACCATCGGATAACAACTTCGAGGAGACACTACCTGCCACACAGGCGATGTTTGCCAATGAGGTGTTCAGAAGCGGTTATAATTTGGGATTCCTTGGGGTTAAAGACCCCATCCTGGAATCAGAGCTTGAAGCCCGATTGGTAGAGAAGGTAAAGCAATTCCTTTTGGAACTTGGCAAAGGATTCACTTATATTGGTAACCAACACGTACTTGAATACAACGGAAAGCGAAGCAAAGTTGACATGCTTTTCTTCCATCGTGGACTACACTGCCTTGTTGCCATTGATTTGAAGATTGGTGAATTTAGACCAGAATATGCAGGCAAGATGAACTACTACCTGTCATTACTTGACCGCTTGGAACGTAGGGAAGACGAGAAACGTTCTATTGGCATCATACTATGTGCTGAGAAAGATCGTGTAGAAGTCGAGCTTGCATTGGAAGATATGGGCAAGCCCATTGGCGTAGCAGATTATCAACTGATTGTTCCGCAGGAAGAATTAAAGAAAGTAGTAGCAGAGGAGGTGGAAGCATTTGGTAAAGAATTTCCTCTTCGTACTGAGACTGAGGGACAGGAGTGA
- a CDS encoding lysylphosphatidylglycerol synthase transmembrane domain-containing protein — protein sequence MAGKILKIVLPLLFGGAILYWMYRDFDFRHVGDVMLHEMDWTWMLLSLPFGILAQMFRGIRWRQTLEPLGEHSRTSTRVNAVFLSYATSLVVPRIGEFVRCGVLKRKDGVSFPKALGTVVTERAIDTLLMLCMVGLTLLIQLPVFADFFSKTGTSISGFFAKFSTAGWIVTALCGIVAVVFLWWLVRKMSLEESDKREGRSKNAPYIYNNVKKSLCGIWQGIISLKDMRRPWLFIALTFAIWASYFVHYYLTFFCFDFTAHLGLSCALVTFVVGSIAVIVPTPNGAGPWHFAVKSMLILYGVADEQALYFVLIVHTVQTLLVALLGIYAWIRMMFIEKIQPLNTNQTT from the coding sequence GTGGCAGGAAAAATTCTCAAGATAGTTCTCCCGTTGTTGTTTGGCGGCGCCATACTCTACTGGATGTACCGGGACTTCGACTTCCGGCACGTGGGCGACGTGATGCTACACGAGATGGACTGGACGTGGATGCTGCTCTCGCTGCCTTTCGGCATTCTGGCGCAGATGTTCCGTGGCATCCGTTGGCGACAGACGCTCGAACCGCTGGGCGAACATTCCCGGACTTCCACGCGCGTGAACGCCGTATTCCTGTCGTATGCCACCAGCCTAGTCGTGCCCCGCATCGGCGAGTTTGTGCGTTGCGGTGTGCTCAAGCGCAAGGACGGCGTGTCGTTCCCGAAAGCGCTGGGCACGGTGGTGACCGAGCGAGCCATCGACACGCTGCTCATGCTCTGCATGGTGGGGCTGACGCTGCTCATCCAGCTGCCCGTCTTTGCCGATTTTTTCTCGAAGACAGGCACCAGCATCAGCGGTTTCTTCGCCAAGTTCTCCACCGCCGGATGGATTGTCACCGCCCTGTGCGGCATCGTGGCTGTGGTGTTTCTGTGGTGGCTGGTCAGGAAGATGAGTCTGGAAGAAAGCGACAAGCGCGAGGGGCGGAGTAAGAACGCGCCTTATATATATAATAATGTAAAGAAGTCGCTCTGCGGAATCTGGCAGGGTATCATCTCGCTGAAAGACATGCGGCGCCCGTGGCTGTTCATCGCTCTGACGTTCGCGATATGGGCTTCGTACTTCGTGCACTACTACCTGACGTTCTTCTGCTTCGACTTCACCGCCCATCTGGGGCTGTCGTGCGCCCTCGTCACCTTTGTCGTGGGCAGCATCGCCGTCATCGTTCCCACCCCGAACGGTGCGGGTCCGTGGCACTTCGCCGTGAAATCGATGCTCATCCTCTATGGCGTAGCCGACGAACAGGCGCTCTATTTCGTGCTCATCGTGCACACGGTGCAGACGCTGCTCGTCGCCCTGCTCGGCATCTACGCATGGATAAGGATGATGTTCATAGAGAAAATACAACCTTTAAATACTAATCAAACAACTTAA
- the rsgA gene encoding ribosome small subunit-dependent GTPase A produces the protein MKGLVIKNTGSWYSVLTDDGVVIESKIKGNFRLKGIRSTNPVAVGDRVCIVKNAEGTAFITEIEDRRNYIIRKSSNLSKQSHILAANVDQAFLIVTINYPETSTTFIDRFLASAEAYRIPVVLIFNKTDLLSKEERHYQQMMMELYETIGYQCVAISAATGEGTEELKALLKDKVTLFSGNSGVGKSTLLNLLIPDVNLRTAEISEAHHTGMHTTTFSEMLPLPDGGWAIDTPGIKGFGTFDIERGELTGYFREIFHFSKDCRFNNCTHTHEPNCAVRQAVEDHYIAESRYNSYLSMLDDKDEGKYREAY, from the coding sequence ATGAAAGGACTTGTCATAAAAAATACGGGCAGTTGGTATTCTGTCCTTACGGATGACGGTGTTGTAATAGAAAGTAAAATCAAAGGTAATTTCCGTCTGAAGGGTATTCGCAGCACTAATCCCGTGGCTGTGGGCGATAGGGTGTGTATTGTGAAGAATGCAGAAGGAACGGCGTTTATTACTGAAATAGAAGACAGGCGCAATTATATCATCCGAAAGTCATCCAACCTCTCAAAACAAAGTCATATCCTGGCAGCGAACGTGGATCAGGCATTCCTCATCGTGACCATCAACTATCCAGAAACGAGCACCACTTTTATTGACCGTTTTTTGGCTTCGGCAGAGGCTTATCGGATTCCCGTCGTACTGATATTCAACAAAACGGACCTGCTTTCTAAAGAAGAGCGGCATTATCAGCAGATGATGATGGAACTCTATGAGACCATCGGATATCAGTGTGTGGCTATATCGGCTGCTACTGGTGAGGGCACCGAGGAATTGAAAGCGCTCTTGAAAGATAAGGTAACACTTTTCAGCGGTAATAGTGGAGTAGGGAAATCCACTTTGCTGAATCTCCTCATCCCCGATGTGAACCTGCGTACGGCTGAAATTTCCGAAGCACATCATACGGGTATGCATACCACGACGTTCAGTGAGATGTTGCCATTGCCCGATGGCGGGTGGGCGATAGATACACCAGGCATCAAGGGGTTTGGAACATTTGATATCGAACGGGGAGAACTGACGGGCTATTTCCGCGAGATTTTCCATTTCTCAAAAGACTGCCGTTTCAATAATTGCACGCATACACACGAGCCAAATTGTGCGGTTCGGCAAGCGGTGGAGGATCACTATATTGCCGAAAGTCGCTACAATTCCTACCTCTCAATGCTCGACGATAAGGACGAAGGCAAGTATCGGGAGGCGTATTAG
- a CDS encoding helix-turn-helix transcriptional regulator: MKDLNRIKVVLVEKKRTAKWLAEELGKNPATVSKWCTNVSQPDLYTLDKIAVLLDIDKRELITGKD; encoded by the coding sequence ATGAAAGATTTGAATCGCATCAAAGTTGTACTCGTCGAAAAAAAAAGGACGGCGAAGTGGCTTGCAGAGGAACTTGGAAAAAATCCGGCTACAGTCAGCAAATGGTGCACCAATGTGTCACAACCTGACTTGTACACGTTAGACAAAATTGCAGTTCTGCTTGACATTGACAAACGAGAACTTATAACTGGTAAAGATTAA
- a CDS encoding P-loop NTPase fold protein produces MPNSYIVKALTSYIENPNPCYALMLKGKWGCGKTYLVNQWIEDTFKNPVKKDDVVLEPIRVTLYGMTSTEQITKAIDRQIHPFLYSKAAKIGANILKIAGKVALRTDLDFNSDGKNDATLTTSLDSLSFLASRDDTIKPNSLKLLVFDDLERSHIPMKQLLGYINYFVEYCGCHVMIVGDEGKITDSKDKKILDDFKEKTVGKEFEVEPNIDGAIAHFVDELPRVNWISSQKDFIKKVFIASQCNNLRILRQCLYDLKLQYNEADTNLLKKDKSVMKALLGSFIAIYCEYKGQNKKVLKSWNSGKWAFLYAKEDSPEKKDISELFSRYDAEKLDGINVLNNSHIVHIVAHIEHGISMKTYIDDLLAESQKMVGVLTRLEGFRDMEDDVFVHDCNELSENILNGEFHQFHQIGKALAFFSLFEKEKLYIVKDSVIEKAKETLNLIFDKDVHDAEMLYRCRNAFWQGMNTVESRNDEYRIHKEMTTFFNEVFKAYEKKLPNKMQETLNNLNNENVQHLIQLDQEATPDNHSPYSLTPILRDQDAIALMEKIKELKNCNIRMFARFLSQHFMLSYDLRSDFTERFKDDRDTLNMLKLLTERESENTTGIRMLAFQYLLKVINGCVQRCEGVRNPLNYM; encoded by the coding sequence ATGCCAAACAGTTATATTGTAAAAGCGTTGACTTCATACATAGAGAATCCTAATCCCTGCTATGCCCTAATGCTAAAGGGAAAGTGGGGATGTGGAAAAACATATCTTGTTAATCAATGGATAGAGGATACATTCAAGAATCCAGTAAAGAAGGATGATGTGGTTCTTGAGCCTATACGTGTGACTTTATATGGAATGACGAGTACAGAGCAGATAACAAAAGCCATTGACCGTCAAATACATCCGTTTCTTTATTCAAAGGCTGCAAAGATTGGAGCTAACATACTGAAAATAGCAGGGAAAGTTGCGTTGCGTACAGATTTGGACTTTAATAGCGATGGTAAAAATGACGCGACATTAACCACTTCGCTTGATTCTTTATCTTTTTTGGCTTCAAGAGATGATACTATTAAACCCAATTCGCTGAAATTACTTGTTTTTGATGATTTGGAACGTTCTCATATTCCTATGAAACAATTACTCGGTTATATCAATTATTTTGTAGAATATTGTGGCTGCCATGTGATGATTGTGGGAGATGAGGGTAAAATAACAGATTCTAAAGATAAAAAGATACTTGATGATTTTAAGGAAAAGACAGTAGGTAAAGAGTTCGAGGTTGAACCTAACATTGACGGAGCCATTGCTCATTTCGTAGATGAACTACCACGAGTAAATTGGATCAGTAGCCAGAAAGACTTCATTAAAAAAGTATTTATAGCTAGCCAATGCAACAACCTTCGTATCTTACGTCAATGCCTTTATGATTTAAAGTTGCAATATAACGAAGCAGATACGAACCTCCTCAAGAAGGATAAAAGCGTGATGAAAGCTCTTCTTGGTAGTTTTATAGCTATCTATTGTGAATATAAAGGTCAAAATAAAAAAGTTTTGAAGTCATGGAATAGTGGAAAGTGGGCATTCCTTTATGCAAAAGAGGATTCCCCTGAGAAAAAGGATATTTCCGAATTGTTCTCCCGATATGATGCAGAAAAGCTGGATGGAATAAATGTTCTAAATAATAGTCATATTGTTCATATCGTGGCTCATATAGAGCATGGTATTTCCATGAAAACCTACATTGATGACTTACTCGCAGAAAGTCAGAAAATGGTAGGGGTATTAACCCGTTTGGAAGGTTTTCGTGATATGGAAGATGATGTCTTTGTTCATGACTGCAATGAATTGTCAGAAAATATACTTAACGGAGAGTTTCACCAATTTCATCAAATAGGAAAGGCCTTGGCTTTTTTCTCTCTTTTTGAAAAAGAAAAACTATATATAGTAAAAGATTCTGTTATAGAAAAGGCAAAGGAGACCTTAAATCTTATTTTCGACAAAGATGTTCATGATGCAGAAATGCTATATCGCTGCAGGAATGCATTCTGGCAGGGAATGAATACCGTTGAGAGCCGAAATGACGAATATCGTATTCATAAAGAGATGACCACCTTTTTCAACGAGGTATTCAAAGCCTATGAGAAAAAACTACCAAACAAAATGCAAGAAACGCTTAACAACTTGAATAATGAAAATGTCCAACATCTAATACAATTAGATCAAGAAGCGACTCCAGACAATCATTCTCCATATAGTTTGACGCCAATATTGAGAGATCAGGATGCCATTGCCCTTATGGAAAAGATAAAAGAGCTGAAGAATTGTAACATCAGGATGTTTGCACGCTTCCTTTCTCAGCATTTTATGCTTAGCTATGACCTTAGGAGTGATTTTACAGAAAGGTTCAAAGATGATCGTGATACTCTTAATATGTTGAAGTTGCTTACCGAAAGAGAATCGGAAAATACAACAGGAATCCGAATGTTGGCTTTCCAGTATTTGTTAAAAGTGATCAATGGTTGTGTCCAAAGATGTGAGGGAGTGCGTAATCCACTTAATTACATGTGA
- a CDS encoding aminoacyl-histidine dipeptidase — MSEIKNLKPECIWRNFDALTQVPRPSGHLEKIQQFLLDFAQRIGVEAFKDDAENIIMRKPATPGMENRKGVILQAHMDMVPQKTPESTHNFETDPIQIWIDGDWVKAKDTTLGADNGLGVAAIMAVLEDKNLKHGPIEALITADEETGMFGANALKGGILNGDILLNLDSETWGKFVIGSAGGIDITATLDYKEVETDKEDAALKVTLKGLKGGHSGLEINEGRGNANKLMVRFVREAIAECEARLATWQGGNMRNAIPFKAETVLTMPKENVQAVKELIESFKEEFTDQFKGIESGIEFYAEEVPTPAMQVPVEIQDNLINAIYGCHNGVLRMIPAYPAVVETSSNLAIINIEGGKVGIKILARSAREDMKEYITKTLESCFSMAGMKIETSGSYCGWDPNPDSELLHLLLKEYKELFNEDGIIQVDHAGLECSIILGKYPHLDVVSLGPTMKSPHTTIERAYIPTVDPFWTLLKKTLEDIPVK, encoded by the coding sequence ATGAGTGAAATTAAAAATCTGAAACCGGAATGCATCTGGAGAAACTTCGATGCACTGACACAAGTTCCGCGCCCAAGCGGACATCTGGAGAAAATCCAGCAGTTCTTACTCGACTTTGCACAGCGCATCGGCGTGGAAGCCTTCAAGGATGATGCCGAGAACATCATCATGCGCAAGCCCGCCACACCGGGAATGGAAAACCGCAAAGGTGTCATCCTGCAGGCACACATGGACATGGTGCCGCAAAAGACTCCCGAAAGCACGCACAACTTCGAGACCGACCCCATCCAGATATGGATAGACGGCGACTGGGTGAAGGCTAAAGACACAACGCTGGGAGCCGACAACGGACTGGGCGTGGCAGCCATCATGGCAGTGCTCGAAGACAAAAACCTCAAGCACGGACCCATCGAAGCGCTCATCACTGCCGACGAGGAAACCGGCATGTTCGGCGCCAACGCACTGAAAGGCGGCATCCTGAACGGCGACATCCTGCTCAATCTCGACTCCGAGACATGGGGAAAATTCGTCATCGGTAGCGCCGGCGGCATCGACATCACCGCCACACTCGACTACAAAGAGGTGGAAACCGACAAGGAAGACGCTGCACTGAAAGTGACCCTCAAGGGACTTAAAGGCGGACACTCAGGACTGGAAATCAACGAAGGACGCGGCAATGCCAACAAACTGATGGTGCGCTTCGTCCGCGAAGCTATCGCCGAATGCGAGGCACGTCTGGCAACCTGGCAAGGCGGCAACATGCGCAATGCCATCCCGTTCAAGGCTGAGACCGTGCTCACCATGCCGAAAGAGAACGTGCAGGCTGTGAAAGAACTCATCGAGTCGTTCAAGGAAGAATTCACCGACCAGTTCAAAGGCATCGAGAGCGGCATCGAATTCTATGCCGAAGAGGTGCCCACACCAGCCATGCAGGTGCCCGTAGAAATCCAGGACAACCTCATCAACGCCATCTACGGCTGCCACAACGGCGTGCTCCGCATGATTCCCGCATACCCCGCAGTGGTTGAGACATCGTCCAACCTCGCCATTATCAACATCGAAGGCGGAAAAGTGGGCATCAAGATTCTGGCACGCTCGGCACGCGAGGACATGAAAGAATACATCACAAAGACCCTCGAAAGCTGCTTCTCCATGGCAGGAATGAAAATCGAGACCAGCGGCAGCTACTGCGGTTGGGACCCCAACCCCGACTCGGAACTGCTCCACCTGCTGTTGAAAGAATACAAAGAACTGTTCAACGAGGACGGCATCATACAGGTTGACCACGCAGGACTCGAATGCTCTATCATTCTCGGCAAATATCCGCACCTCGACGTGGTGTCGCTCGGACCGACGATGAAGTCGCCCCACACCACCATCGAGCGCGCATACATCCCGACGGTAGATCCGTTCTGGACCCTGCTGAAGAAAACACTCGAGGACATTCCCGTGAAATAA